A part of Streptantibioticus cattleyicolor NRRL 8057 = DSM 46488 genomic DNA contains:
- a CDS encoding non-ribosomal peptide synthetase, whose protein sequence is MSASWQPITRAGETTAPLSSGQRSLWFLDRWAPGTATYNLPWVRRLRGRLDPAAVERALHGVVARHEALRTVFSAALGEPRQVVRPEVVVPFTTHDLTADPDPESHAARLLHDVVRRPFDLERGPLLRGCLLRTGPDRWILAVVVHHIVWDELSTSVFERELSEFYAAAEHDRPPALEPLPVQFADYARWQRERMTGAAFERQLTYWRDRLDGAPASLALPTDRRRPATQTFHGSTATVPLPEGLLDRARDLARREGATGFMVLLAAFAALVHRHTGQDDLVIGTPVAGRDRLELEGLLGYFVNMLALRIDTGTQPAFRHLLERVRDGVLEDFDHQDVPFDAVVDRVLPDRSGGRSPLVQVVFGYHDGRGAESLRLADAVASPMPIDTGTAKFDLIWSVCDEDAGARVEVEYNTDLFDEATVVRMARRWMRLLEGVLADPGVGIGVVDLLTDEDHAVVQPVAAPRVPAGPRLHEAFERVAAEHPGRTAVTHGDEHLTYTELNARANRLARYLRSRGVERGDRVGLCLERGPAQVEAVLAVLKAGAAYVPVNPADPAERQEVVFGDARVRLVLRDEDVAGAVASGSWSPENLSLAGSADDSAYVIFTSGSTGRPKGVEVAHRNVTALFDAVAGRFAFGADDVWTAFHSYAFDFSVWETWGALLHGGRLVVVPLPVARAPERFAELLVRERVTVLSQTPSALAQLTSASAGLPVPLEDLRWVVLGGEALQPHHVAAWFERAKAPAARLCNMYGITETTIHVTAHQIESAHAFQHSVIGRALPHLSVAVLDPHGAPVPIGVVGEMVVGGAGVAKGYVGNPELTAQRFAPGPVPGDTTPWYRTGDLARWRPDGTLEYHGRGDDQVKIRGFRIEPGEIRHALLAHPRIQDCVVVAHQDPDTPPHLVAYVVGEAGPAEVRTFLGARLPAHLVPSVIMPLDRLPLTSNGKVDRRALPRPRADVGRGTRHTPPESDAERLIAEAWQEVLGVDDIGREDNFFSLGGDSIRSVQVAGTLRERGYELDLEAFFTTPVLAELAPQLRRAEGPADTVGQAPFALVPPADRAFLPPGLDDAYPMTAMQLAMVYHMEADPGRRPYQNVNSYRMSGDFDEKAFAAALTEVVHRHPVLRTSFDLVSFSEPMQLVHRDVSVPLVVEDLRGVGESAQLARVTDLALREWAVAFDLATAPLLRVLVQRLAEDVYQLTLVEHHAILDGWSFTSVFAELLERHAALRDDPDSPPPPPPASLFRDYVALEARAKASATSREFWKRRMTGVRPTRLGTGRHTAGRGADTGVLERTLPAALAARVPSFAAANGVGAKSVALAAHVAAISRLAGTHEVVTGLTVNGRLEDGAGTEARGVFLNTVPLRVPLDGHTWTSLVRAVHQQESEITPHRRTPYSEIARHLADPTLDCSFTFNRFHALGRLAEGRTRIVDPRLGVEPTVRREPNHFALNVAFVQDPASDRSMLIVDSADTAVTTGQLHGYVADFFAAIQHMTEAPDGFVTTWRGGEGTR, encoded by the coding sequence ATGAGCGCTTCCTGGCAGCCCATCACCCGGGCCGGTGAGACGACGGCACCGCTCTCCTCGGGTCAGCGGTCCTTGTGGTTCCTCGACCGGTGGGCACCGGGGACGGCCACCTACAACCTGCCGTGGGTCCGACGGCTGCGCGGCCGGCTCGACCCGGCTGCGGTGGAACGGGCCCTGCATGGCGTCGTGGCACGGCACGAGGCGCTGCGCACGGTGTTCTCGGCGGCCCTCGGCGAGCCGAGACAGGTCGTCCGCCCCGAGGTGGTCGTACCGTTCACCACGCACGACCTCACCGCCGACCCGGACCCCGAGTCCCACGCGGCGCGGTTGCTGCACGACGTGGTGCGCCGGCCGTTCGACCTGGAGCGGGGGCCGCTGCTGCGCGGCTGCCTGCTCAGGACGGGTCCGGACCGGTGGATCCTGGCGGTCGTCGTCCACCACATCGTCTGGGACGAGTTGTCCACGTCCGTCTTCGAACGGGAGTTGTCCGAGTTCTACGCCGCGGCCGAGCACGACCGTCCGCCGGCCCTGGAACCGCTGCCGGTGCAGTTCGCCGACTACGCCCGCTGGCAGCGGGAACGGATGACCGGCGCCGCCTTCGAGCGTCAACTGACGTACTGGCGGGACCGGTTGGACGGCGCTCCCGCGTCGCTCGCGCTGCCCACCGACCGCCGCCGTCCCGCGACCCAGACCTTCCACGGCTCCACGGCCACCGTGCCGCTCCCCGAGGGCCTGCTGGACCGCGCCCGCGACCTGGCCCGACGCGAGGGCGCCACCGGCTTCATGGTGCTGCTGGCCGCCTTCGCCGCCCTGGTGCACCGCCACACCGGCCAGGACGACCTGGTGATCGGCACCCCGGTGGCCGGCCGCGACCGGCTCGAACTGGAGGGCCTGCTCGGGTACTTCGTCAACATGCTGGCGCTGCGGATCGACACGGGGACGCAGCCGGCCTTCAGGCACCTGCTGGAGCGGGTCCGCGACGGTGTGCTGGAGGACTTCGACCACCAGGACGTGCCGTTCGACGCCGTGGTGGACCGGGTGCTCCCCGACCGGTCGGGCGGCCGTTCCCCGCTGGTGCAGGTGGTCTTCGGCTACCACGACGGCCGGGGCGCGGAATCGCTGCGGCTCGCCGACGCGGTCGCGAGCCCGATGCCGATCGACACCGGCACCGCCAAGTTCGACCTGATCTGGTCGGTCTGCGACGAGGACGCCGGGGCGCGGGTGGAAGTGGAGTACAACACCGACCTCTTCGACGAGGCGACGGTGGTGCGCATGGCGCGGCGCTGGATGCGGCTGCTGGAGGGGGTGCTGGCCGACCCCGGGGTCGGTATCGGCGTCGTCGACCTGCTCACCGACGAGGACCACGCGGTGGTCCAGCCGGTCGCCGCGCCCCGGGTCCCGGCGGGCCCCCGGCTGCACGAGGCGTTCGAGCGGGTGGCGGCCGAACACCCCGGCCGCACCGCGGTCACCCACGGCGACGAACACCTCACCTATACCGAGCTGAACGCCCGCGCCAACCGGCTGGCCCGGTACCTCCGGTCGCGCGGCGTCGAGCGGGGAGACCGGGTCGGCCTCTGCCTGGAACGCGGCCCGGCCCAGGTCGAAGCGGTCCTCGCGGTGCTCAAGGCCGGAGCCGCCTACGTGCCCGTCAACCCCGCCGACCCGGCCGAACGGCAGGAGGTGGTCTTCGGCGACGCACGGGTCCGGCTGGTGCTGCGCGACGAGGACGTGGCCGGCGCGGTGGCGTCGGGATCGTGGTCGCCGGAGAACCTGTCACTCGCCGGCTCCGCCGACGACTCCGCCTACGTCATCTTCACCTCCGGCTCCACCGGCCGCCCCAAGGGCGTGGAGGTCGCGCACCGCAACGTCACCGCCCTCTTCGACGCGGTGGCCGGGCGGTTCGCCTTCGGCGCCGACGACGTGTGGACCGCGTTCCACTCGTACGCCTTCGACTTCTCCGTGTGGGAGACGTGGGGCGCCCTGCTCCACGGAGGGCGGCTGGTCGTGGTTCCCCTGCCGGTCGCCCGGGCCCCCGAGCGCTTCGCCGAACTGCTGGTACGGGAACGGGTCACCGTCCTCAGCCAGACCCCGTCCGCGCTGGCCCAGCTGACCTCCGCGTCGGCCGGACTCCCCGTTCCGCTGGAGGACCTGCGCTGGGTGGTGCTGGGCGGCGAGGCGTTGCAGCCGCACCACGTCGCCGCCTGGTTCGAGCGGGCCAAGGCACCGGCGGCCCGGTTGTGCAACATGTACGGGATCACCGAGACCACCATTCATGTGACGGCACATCAGATCGAGTCGGCGCACGCGTTCCAGCACAGCGTAATCGGCCGCGCGCTGCCACACCTGTCCGTCGCGGTGCTCGACCCGCACGGCGCACCGGTGCCCATCGGTGTGGTGGGCGAGATGGTGGTCGGCGGCGCGGGCGTGGCCAAGGGCTACGTCGGCAACCCGGAGCTGACCGCCCAGCGGTTCGCCCCCGGACCGGTGCCCGGCGACACCACACCGTGGTACCGCACCGGCGACCTGGCCCGATGGCGTCCGGACGGCACCTTGGAGTACCACGGCCGCGGCGACGACCAGGTCAAGATCCGGGGCTTCCGCATCGAACCGGGCGAGATCCGCCACGCGCTCCTGGCACACCCGCGGATCCAGGACTGCGTGGTGGTCGCGCACCAGGACCCGGACACCCCGCCCCACCTGGTCGCCTACGTGGTCGGCGAGGCCGGCCCCGCCGAGGTCCGCACCTTCCTCGGCGCACGCCTCCCCGCCCATCTGGTGCCCTCCGTCATCATGCCGCTGGACCGGCTGCCGCTGACCTCCAACGGCAAGGTCGACCGGCGCGCGCTGCCCCGGCCCCGGGCCGACGTCGGACGCGGCACCCGCCACACCCCGCCCGAAAGCGACGCGGAACGGCTGATCGCCGAGGCCTGGCAGGAGGTCCTCGGGGTCGACGACATCGGCCGGGAGGACAACTTCTTCTCCCTCGGCGGCGACTCCATCCGCAGCGTCCAAGTGGCCGGAACACTCCGCGAACGCGGCTACGAGCTGGACCTGGAGGCGTTCTTCACCACCCCCGTACTGGCCGAACTGGCACCCCAGCTGCGACGTGCCGAGGGGCCCGCCGACACCGTCGGCCAGGCACCGTTCGCACTGGTCCCGCCGGCCGACCGCGCCTTCCTGCCCCCCGGGCTGGACGACGCCTACCCCATGACCGCCATGCAACTCGCCATGGTCTACCACATGGAGGCCGACCCGGGACGCCGCCCCTACCAGAACGTCAACAGCTACCGGATGTCCGGCGACTTCGACGAGAAGGCGTTCGCCGCCGCCCTCACCGAGGTCGTACACCGCCACCCGGTGCTGCGCACCAGCTTCGACCTGGTCTCCTTCAGCGAACCGATGCAACTGGTGCACCGGGACGTGTCGGTGCCCCTGGTCGTCGAAGACCTGCGCGGGGTGGGCGAGTCCGCACAGCTGGCCCGCGTCACCGACCTGGCGCTGCGCGAATGGGCCGTCGCCTTCGACCTGGCCACCGCACCGCTGCTGCGCGTCCTCGTCCAACGCCTGGCCGAGGACGTCTACCAGCTCACCCTGGTCGAACACCACGCCATCCTGGACGGCTGGAGCTTCACCTCGGTCTTCGCCGAACTCCTGGAACGGCACGCCGCACTGCGCGACGACCCGGACAGCCCTCCGCCGCCGCCACCCGCCTCCCTCTTCCGCGACTACGTGGCCCTGGAGGCGCGGGCCAAGGCATCAGCGACGTCGCGGGAGTTCTGGAAACGCCGGATGACCGGGGTCCGCCCGACCCGGCTGGGCACCGGGCGGCACACGGCGGGACGCGGCGCCGACACCGGCGTGCTGGAACGCACCCTGCCGGCCGCGCTCGCCGCCCGCGTGCCGTCGTTCGCCGCCGCCAACGGGGTCGGCGCCAAGAGCGTCGCACTGGCCGCGCACGTGGCGGCGATCTCCCGGCTGGCCGGCACCCACGAGGTGGTCACCGGGCTGACCGTCAACGGCAGGCTGGAGGACGGTGCGGGCACCGAGGCCCGTGGTGTCTTCCTCAACACCGTCCCGCTGCGCGTACCGCTCGACGGACACACCTGGACCTCGCTGGTGCGTGCGGTGCACCAGCAGGAGAGCGAGATCACGCCGCACCGCAGGACACCGTACAGCGAGATCGCCAGGCACCTGGCCGATCCCACCCTGGACTGCAGCTTCACCTTCAACCGGTTCCACGCACTGGGCCGCCTCGCGGAGGGGCGGACCCGCATCGTGGACCCGCGGCTCGGCGTGGAGCCGACGGTGCGCCGGGAACCCAACCACTTCGCGCTGAACGTGGCGTTCGTCCAGGACCCGGCGTCCGACCGGTCGATGCTGATCGTGGACAGCGCGGACACCGCCGTCACCACCGGACAACTCCACGGCTACGTCGCCGACTTCTTCGCGGCCATCCAGCACATGACCGAAGCACCGGACGGCTTCGTCACCACGTGGCGGGGCGGGGAGGGGACCCGATGA
- a CDS encoding MbtH family protein yields the protein MSERQPPATYTVVVNDAGQYSVWPVHRAVPGGWREVGVRGDRDSCLDHVEKVWAGPRPA from the coding sequence ATGAGCGAGCGGCAACCGCCGGCCACCTACACCGTGGTGGTCAACGACGCCGGCCAGTACTCGGTGTGGCCCGTCCACCGGGCGGTGCCCGGCGGCTGGCGTGAGGTCGGCGTCCGCGGTGACCGGGACAGCTGCCTCGACCATGTCGAGAAGGTATGGGCCGGCCCGCGTCCCGCCTGA
- a CDS encoding class I SAM-dependent methyltransferase, which translates to MSRQKGTGPGAFSPEGDPVELYSILRAGRTPRVVDGALPRHASVLELGAGTGRLTHPLIALGHQVVAVDHSAEMLARIEGAETVHAEIPDLRLDRTFDAVVLGSCLVNLTDAEVRYEMMATARRHVRPGGSVLIERALPEWFTGVGEPRVWDDITATLLKVDQLTPDLLRAVMEYRWQDRRWTHLQIVQFLDEGTLDTYLEAVGLRRKEWLTEDTSWLAASPVD; encoded by the coding sequence ATGTCCCGCCAGAAAGGCACCGGACCCGGTGCGTTCAGCCCCGAGGGCGACCCCGTCGAGCTGTACTCGATCCTGCGTGCCGGACGGACCCCACGCGTGGTGGACGGCGCGCTGCCACGCCACGCCTCGGTGCTGGAGCTCGGGGCCGGGACCGGGCGCCTCACCCACCCGCTGATCGCCCTGGGCCACCAGGTGGTCGCGGTCGACCACAGCGCCGAGATGCTGGCCAGGATCGAGGGGGCCGAAACTGTCCACGCCGAGATCCCGGACCTGCGGCTCGACCGCACCTTCGACGCCGTGGTGCTCGGCTCCTGCCTGGTCAACCTCACCGACGCCGAGGTGCGCTACGAGATGATGGCCACCGCCCGCCGCCACGTCCGCCCCGGCGGCAGCGTCCTGATCGAACGCGCACTGCCCGAGTGGTTCACCGGCGTCGGCGAACCCCGGGTCTGGGACGACATCACCGCCACCTTGCTGAAGGTGGACCAGCTCACCCCCGACCTGCTGCGCGCGGTGATGGAGTACCGCTGGCAGGACCGGCGTTGGACCCACCTCCAGATCGTCCAGTTCCTCGACGAGGGCACCCTCGACACCTACCTGGAGGCGGTCGGGCTGCGCCGCAAGGAGTGGCTCACCGAGGACACCTCCTGGCTCGCCGCCTCCCCCGTCGACTGA
- a CDS encoding thioesterase II family protein, which yields MHTSRTIPRTEGDWFWLPDHRPHAAVRLLCFPHAGGDATAFTTLGRLLPEEIEVWGVRMPGRGGRARDPYPESFEDLVQAVADAALPHLDRPYAVLGQSVGALVGYEAARKLSAQLNPTACFVIGFAPPHTWREPPGSGGEDDARELADFMLRNDERAGAVVTHPALGEMAQRALLADMGLARTYRDAGTGPLDCPVQPVLGADDEAVTAGEMAEWKRCFTGSRPLEVVEAGHLVLQSGEAAVRQVGAVVQDVLLPSLYQ from the coding sequence GTGCACACTTCCCGAACGATCCCCCGGACCGAGGGAGACTGGTTCTGGCTGCCGGACCACCGCCCGCACGCCGCCGTCCGGCTGCTCTGCTTCCCGCACGCGGGCGGTGACGCCACCGCCTTCACCACGCTCGGCCGGCTGCTGCCCGAGGAGATCGAGGTGTGGGGGGTGCGGATGCCCGGGCGGGGCGGCCGGGCCCGCGACCCCTACCCGGAGAGCTTCGAGGACCTGGTCCAGGCGGTCGCCGACGCCGCGCTGCCCCACCTCGACCGGCCCTACGCCGTCCTCGGCCAGAGCGTCGGCGCCCTGGTCGGCTACGAGGCGGCCCGCAAGCTCAGCGCCCAACTCAACCCCACCGCCTGCTTCGTCATCGGGTTCGCGCCCCCGCACACCTGGCGCGAACCGCCCGGTTCCGGCGGCGAGGACGACGCCCGCGAACTGGCCGACTTCATGCTCCGCAACGACGAACGCGCCGGCGCGGTCGTCACCCACCCAGCACTGGGCGAGATGGCGCAACGCGCGCTCCTGGCCGACATGGGCCTGGCCCGCACCTACCGGGACGCCGGCACCGGCCCACTGGACTGCCCCGTCCAGCCCGTCCTCGGAGCCGACGACGAGGCGGTGACCGCTGGCGAGATGGCGGAGTGGAAACGATGCTTCACCGGCAGCCGGCCGCTGGAGGTGGTGGAGGCCGGACACCTGGTGCTCCAGTCCGGCGAGGCCGCCGTACGGCAGGTGGGCGCCGTCGTCCAGGACGTGCTGCTGCCGTCCCTGTACCAGTGA
- a CDS encoding cytochrome P450, giving the protein MNTVTGVTTFPDLTDPAFWARDDSHAVLRELRRRSPLWRLESEAEGPLWCVLSHALANEVLGDAARFSSERGSLLGTGRDRAPAGAGKMMALTDPPRHRDLRGLVLPFFSKRKAAELGARVADLTRQVVRDALGTARTDFVRDISTTVPLTVMCDLLGVPDEDRDHVVAMCDRAFLGDTPEERSEAHQQLLPYLFALGLRRRTDPRDDIISQLVTHEVDGRRLPLDEALLNCDNILVGGVQTVRHTSTMAMLALTRHPHAWQAMRADGYDPETGVEELLRWTSVGLHVLRTARHDTELAGHHIRAGDRVVVWTPAANRDEAEFHHPDDLLLDRTPNRHLAFGWGPHYCIGAPLARVELASLFAALTEAAEHVEVLEPPVPNRSIINFGLDALVVRLHPRGAAG; this is encoded by the coding sequence ATGAACACCGTAACCGGCGTGACCACGTTCCCCGACCTGACCGACCCCGCGTTCTGGGCACGCGACGACAGCCACGCGGTCCTTCGTGAGCTGCGCCGCCGATCGCCGTTGTGGCGACTGGAGTCGGAGGCGGAAGGGCCGCTGTGGTGTGTGCTGTCGCACGCGCTGGCCAACGAGGTGCTGGGCGACGCGGCCCGGTTCAGCTCGGAACGCGGCTCACTGCTGGGCACCGGCCGGGACCGGGCGCCGGCCGGCGCGGGCAAGATGATGGCGCTCACCGACCCGCCACGCCACCGGGACCTGCGCGGCCTCGTCCTGCCGTTCTTCTCCAAGCGCAAGGCGGCCGAACTCGGCGCACGCGTCGCCGACCTGACCCGCCAGGTGGTACGCGACGCGCTGGGGACCGCGCGCACCGACTTCGTCCGGGACATCAGCACGACGGTCCCGCTGACCGTCATGTGCGACCTGCTCGGCGTCCCGGACGAGGACCGCGACCACGTGGTGGCCATGTGCGACCGCGCGTTCCTCGGCGACACCCCCGAGGAACGCTCAGAGGCACACCAGCAACTGCTGCCCTACCTGTTCGCCCTCGGTCTGCGCCGCCGGACCGACCCCCGCGACGACATCATCAGCCAACTGGTCACCCACGAGGTGGACGGCCGGCGTCTCCCGCTGGACGAGGCCCTGCTCAACTGCGACAACATCCTGGTCGGAGGGGTGCAGACGGTACGCCACACCTCGACCATGGCGATGCTCGCGCTGACCCGCCACCCGCACGCCTGGCAGGCCATGCGCGCGGACGGCTACGACCCGGAAACCGGCGTCGAGGAACTGCTGCGCTGGACCTCGGTCGGCCTGCACGTACTGCGCACCGCCCGGCACGACACCGAACTCGCCGGACATCACATCCGGGCCGGGGACCGCGTGGTCGTCTGGACCCCGGCCGCCAACCGGGACGAAGCCGAGTTCCACCACCCCGACGACCTCCTCCTCGACCGCACCCCCAACCGTCACCTGGCCTTCGGCTGGGGCCCCCACTACTGCATCGGCGCCCCCCTGGCCCGCGTGGAACTCGCCTCGCTCTTCGCCGCGTTGACCGAAGCCGCCGAACACGTCGAAGTCCTGGAACCCCCGGTACCCAACCGGTCCATCATCAACTTCGGCCTCGACGCCCTCGTCGTCCGGCTCCACCCCCGAGGGGCGGCCGGCTGA
- a CDS encoding LysR family transcriptional regulator translates to MAELETRELEYFIVLADELHFGRAAARLSIAQPALSKAIRRIESRIGVPLFVRNSRHVALTPAGKALQEHGRHALNAVGAAIRHARHAGDTQAHLRLVLKPGGDAGLLSGILAEYAHQPDARRVDILFSGPADRTDFLRDGRADVGLLYVPFDDLDGLAHETLRTEDRVVIVPSGHRLAGHTSVRIRDLEGETLPRWKGVPGGDGTGPEVADVVQLLQMITVSRMIGVLPRSLVEPLPPGLVGIPVADAPPSRLVLAWNEQDHRPMVASFVAAALGRP, encoded by the coding sequence ATGGCTGAACTGGAGACCCGTGAGCTGGAGTACTTCATCGTGCTCGCCGACGAGCTGCACTTCGGCCGGGCCGCCGCACGGCTCTCGATCGCCCAGCCGGCGCTGTCGAAGGCGATCCGGCGGATCGAGAGCCGGATCGGCGTCCCGCTGTTCGTCCGCAACAGCCGGCACGTCGCACTCACCCCGGCCGGGAAGGCGCTCCAGGAACACGGCCGGCACGCGCTCAACGCGGTCGGCGCCGCTATCCGGCACGCCCGGCACGCCGGCGACACCCAGGCCCACCTGCGGCTCGTCCTCAAGCCCGGCGGCGACGCGGGCCTGCTCTCCGGGATCCTGGCCGAATACGCCCACCAGCCCGACGCCCGCCGGGTGGACATCCTCTTCAGCGGCCCCGCCGACCGCACCGACTTCCTGCGCGACGGCCGGGCCGACGTCGGACTGCTCTACGTGCCCTTCGACGACCTCGACGGCCTGGCCCACGAGACGCTGCGCACCGAGGACCGCGTCGTCATCGTCCCCTCCGGGCACCGGCTGGCCGGACACACCTCGGTACGCATCCGCGACCTGGAGGGCGAGACACTGCCGCGCTGGAAAGGCGTCCCCGGCGGCGACGGCACCGGCCCGGAGGTCGCCGACGTCGTCCAACTGCTCCAGATGATCACCGTGAGCCGGATGATCGGCGTCCTCCCCCGCTCCCTGGTCGAACCCCTCCCACCCGGCCTGGTCGGCATCCCGGTGGCCGACGCCCCGCCCAGCCGCCTCGTACTCGCCTGGAACGAGCAGGACCACCGGCCGATGGTCGCCTCCTTCGTGGCCGCTGCGCTCGGACGGCCGTGA
- a CDS encoding SDR family NAD(P)-dependent oxidoreductase has translation MSGVSRKAGLVTGAGSGIGRATALELARGGAAVAVCDIDADTAAETTELIRKDGGDALAVTVDIADEDAVRAAVEATVTAFGGLDFAVNNAGLASHHRRLDEMTLAEFERVVQVNLAGTFLCMRYELPALRRRGGGAIVNIASNGGLYAIPTAPAYVAAKHGIVGLTKVAAVDYAPAGIRVNAVCPGPTLTPGFEKAVGTDMIAMQESITPLGRLATPEEAAAAAVWLCSDASSYVTGIALSVDGGRRA, from the coding sequence GTGAGCGGCGTGTCCCGCAAGGCCGGACTGGTCACCGGCGCCGGCAGCGGGATCGGCCGTGCCACGGCGCTGGAACTCGCCCGCGGCGGCGCCGCGGTCGCCGTGTGCGACATCGACGCGGACACGGCGGCCGAGACCACCGAGCTGATCAGGAAGGACGGCGGCGACGCACTGGCCGTCACCGTCGACATCGCCGACGAGGACGCCGTGCGGGCGGCCGTCGAGGCCACCGTCACCGCGTTCGGCGGCCTCGACTTCGCCGTGAACAACGCCGGCCTGGCCTCCCACCACCGCCGGCTCGACGAGATGACCCTGGCCGAGTTCGAGCGTGTGGTCCAGGTCAACCTGGCCGGGACCTTCCTGTGCATGAGGTACGAACTGCCCGCGCTGCGGCGGCGCGGCGGCGGCGCGATCGTCAACATCGCCTCCAACGGCGGCCTGTACGCGATCCCCACCGCCCCCGCCTACGTGGCCGCCAAGCACGGCATCGTCGGCCTCACCAAGGTCGCCGCGGTCGACTACGCCCCGGCCGGCATCCGCGTCAACGCCGTCTGCCCCGGCCCCACCCTTACCCCCGGGTTCGAGAAGGCGGTCGGCACCGACATGATCGCCATGCAGGAATCGATCACGCCCCTCGGCCGGCTGGCCACGCCCGAGGAAGCCGCCGCTGCGGCGGTCTGGCTCTGCTCGGACGCCTCCTCCTACGTCACCGGCATCGCCCTGTCGGTCGACGGCGGACGGCGGGCCTGA
- a CDS encoding MFS transporter yields MSTPAFARGTSARTGTALAVGMAVMTLEGFDLVAFGATTPLLLHYHPWHLTVALVGLLGSLTPVGMLVGSLLVGQFTDRLGRRRTTLASIAVVSAGMFACAMAPLPSLFGAGRFVVGLGVGAIYPAMAPLIFELAPDRRKNLYSGIVQCGTAIGGSFAALAANTLLSGHGFQLEYVVGGVAGLLLLPAAYAWLPESTEYHQAMKTSAPAPGSGGVRLVLKPPYLRTTLLFCAMAALSFLLIFAMNTWLPQLMQAADHPLRSSQTFLMLLNLGATVGGLAMALLADRAGSKGPVTVSFVLGAVAIVAMSAKLPSAVLYAVVIIGGCGAVGVQGLINVYISRSYPVTARAGAVGVALGVGRIGAIAGPTLGGWILAAGLAPRWNFVLFAVPAVLGALLALAVGGRTPQDQGGGTPAPAPRAKEATAGRTL; encoded by the coding sequence TTGAGCACACCAGCGTTCGCCCGAGGCACCTCGGCGCGGACCGGCACAGCACTCGCCGTCGGCATGGCGGTGATGACACTGGAAGGCTTCGACCTCGTCGCCTTCGGCGCGACCACACCACTGCTGCTCCATTACCACCCCTGGCACCTCACCGTCGCCCTCGTCGGCCTGCTCGGCAGCCTCACCCCCGTCGGCATGCTCGTCGGATCCCTGCTGGTCGGCCAGTTCACCGACCGGCTCGGCCGGCGCCGGACGACCCTGGCCAGTATCGCGGTCGTCAGCGCCGGGATGTTCGCCTGCGCCATGGCACCCCTGCCGTCGCTGTTCGGTGCCGGCCGGTTCGTCGTCGGGCTCGGCGTCGGCGCGATCTATCCGGCGATGGCCCCGCTGATCTTCGAACTCGCCCCTGACAGACGCAAGAACCTCTACTCGGGGATCGTGCAGTGCGGAACCGCCATCGGCGGCTCGTTCGCGGCGCTGGCCGCCAACACCTTGCTGAGCGGGCACGGTTTCCAGCTGGAGTACGTGGTCGGCGGCGTCGCCGGTCTGCTCCTGCTGCCCGCGGCCTACGCCTGGCTGCCCGAATCCACCGAATACCACCAGGCGATGAAGACCTCCGCCCCGGCTCCCGGCAGCGGCGGGGTACGCCTGGTGCTGAAGCCGCCGTACCTGCGCACCACACTGCTGTTCTGCGCCATGGCGGCCCTGTCGTTCCTGCTCATCTTCGCGATGAACACCTGGCTGCCGCAGCTGATGCAGGCGGCCGACCATCCGCTGCGGTCCTCGCAGACCTTCCTGATGCTGCTGAACCTCGGTGCCACCGTCGGCGGGCTCGCCATGGCGTTGCTGGCGGACCGCGCCGGGTCGAAGGGGCCGGTCACGGTCAGTTTCGTCCTCGGAGCCGTGGCGATCGTCGCCATGAGCGCCAAGCTGCCGTCGGCGGTGCTCTACGCCGTCGTGATCATCGGTGGCTGCGGCGCGGTCGGCGTCCAGGGGCTGATCAACGTCTACATCTCCCGCAGCTACCCGGTGACCGCCAGGGCCGGCGCCGTTGGCGTCGCGCTCGGCGTGGGGCGTATCGGCGCGATCGCCGGCCCCACGCTCGGCGGCTGGATCCTCGCGGCCGGCCTGGCTCCCCGGTGGAACTTCGTGCTCTTCGCGGTACCCGCCGTCCTCGGCGCGCTCCTCGCCCTGGCCGTCGGCGGACGAACGCCCCAGGACCAGGGCGGCGGTACCCCCGCCCCCGCGCCGCGCGCCAAGGAGGCGACGGCCGGACGGACCCTGTGA